A stretch of Candidatus Methylomirabilota bacterium DNA encodes these proteins:
- a CDS encoding CoA ester lyase has translation MSARRRSLHFVPGGNERMIARALTLPADGLILDLEDAVPPERKAATRPIVRGWLEKLDFGGRERWVRMNPLVTGLGRADLEETIAGRPEGYVVPKPDSAADVQAVAAHLDRLESRHGIAHGTTRLVLIATETPRGLLNIKEITAASPRVVAVSWGVEDLGAAMSLGQVRDAEGRYLDIPRYARVMCAVAAAAAGVEAIDTVYTDIADLDGLRRECVDAVQMGFTGKISIHPNQIAVINAAFTPAPQEVEEARALVAAFADAARRGAYAFTFRGRMVDAPHLHRARKILARAGEAADLA, from the coding sequence GTGAGCGCGCGCCGCCGCTCGCTGCACTTCGTGCCCGGCGGCAACGAGAGGATGATCGCCAGGGCGCTCACCCTGCCGGCCGACGGCCTCATCCTCGATCTCGAGGACGCCGTGCCGCCCGAGCGCAAGGCGGCCACCCGCCCCATCGTGCGCGGGTGGCTGGAGAAGCTCGACTTCGGCGGGCGGGAGCGCTGGGTACGCATGAACCCCCTGGTCACGGGGCTGGGGCGCGCCGACCTCGAGGAGACCATCGCCGGCCGACCGGAAGGCTACGTCGTGCCCAAGCCCGATTCGGCCGCCGACGTGCAAGCCGTCGCCGCGCACCTGGACCGGCTGGAATCCCGCCACGGGATCGCCCACGGCACGACCCGCCTGGTCCTCATCGCCACCGAAACGCCCCGGGGGCTGCTCAACATCAAGGAGATCACAGCGGCGAGCCCCCGGGTGGTCGCCGTCTCCTGGGGGGTCGAGGATCTCGGCGCCGCCATGAGCCTGGGGCAGGTGCGCGATGCCGAGGGCCGCTATCTGGACATCCCGCGGTACGCCCGGGTGATGTGCGCGGTGGCGGCGGCCGCCGCCGGGGTCGAGGCCATCGACACCGTCTACACGGACATCGCGGACCTGGATGGGCTGCGCCGGGAGTGTGTCGACGCCGTGCAGATGGGGTTCACCGGCAAGATCTCCATTCACCCGAACCAGATCGCGGTGATCAACGCGGCGTTCACGCCCGCCCCCCAGGAGGTCGAGGAGGCGCGCGCCCTGGTGGCCGCCTTCGCCGACGCCGCGCGCCGCGGAGCGTACGCCTTCACCTTCCGCGGTCGCATGGTCGACGCGCCTCACCTGCACCGGGCCCGGAAGATTCTCGCCCGCGCCGGCGAGGCCGCCGACCTCGCGTGA